The Geothrix sp. genome has a window encoding:
- a CDS encoding deaminase: MTRSQLKDEVFMNMALELSRLGTCCRLKVGAVLLRGDGGIAAAGFNGALPGMAHCTPETCQPGQRCLHTSHAEENALGFCDGPVATAYVTHEPCLTCCRALVRRGVRRVLYRHPYASIAEQERAERQAILDHFGVSWVQLGEA; encoded by the coding sequence ATGACGCGCTCCCAACTCAAGGACGAAGTCTTCATGAACATGGCGCTGGAACTCAGCCGCCTGGGAACCTGCTGCCGCCTGAAGGTCGGAGCGGTGCTCCTGCGGGGGGATGGGGGCATCGCCGCCGCGGGCTTCAATGGGGCGCTTCCGGGCATGGCCCACTGCACGCCGGAGACCTGTCAGCCGGGTCAGCGCTGCCTGCACACGAGCCACGCTGAGGAGAACGCCCTGGGCTTCTGCGACGGTCCCGTGGCCACGGCCTATGTGACCCACGAACCCTGCCTCACCTGCTGCCGTGCCTTGGTGCGGCGGGGCGTCCGACGGGTGCTCTACCGCCATCCCTACGCCAGCATCGCCGAGCAGGAACGCGCGGAACGGCAGGCGATCCTCGATCATTTCGGGGTGAGCTGGGTGCAGCTCGGCGAGGCTTGA
- a CDS encoding TatD family hydrolase, giving the protein MHALFDAHSHLPTAEALPSAEPGHSRHRVVCGTCEADWEAVLAHAASDGQILPMLGLHPWQVAEASPDWASRLESLLRGSRTGVGECGLDFARKDEDWAAQTSAFRVQLRLAHALRRPVAIHVVRAWGPLLDLLREEGVPPAGALVHAYGGSPETADALQSMGVFLSFSGALLKPDRLKARESLRAVDDGHLLLETDGTADLVRVIEMAASLRGVTAEDLAARTWENGQRCFKELMA; this is encoded by the coding sequence ATGCACGCCCTCTTCGACGCCCATAGCCACCTCCCCACGGCCGAAGCACTGCCTTCGGCGGAGCCGGGCCACTCGCGTCACCGGGTCGTCTGCGGCACCTGCGAAGCCGATTGGGAGGCCGTCCTCGCCCATGCCGCCTCCGACGGCCAGATCCTCCCCATGCTGGGCCTGCACCCCTGGCAGGTGGCCGAGGCCTCGCCGGACTGGGCGTCCCGGCTGGAATCCCTGCTGCGCGGCAGCCGCACCGGCGTGGGAGAATGCGGATTGGATTTTGCCCGGAAGGATGAGGATTGGGCGGCCCAGACCTCGGCCTTCCGCGTCCAGTTGCGTCTGGCGCACGCCCTCCGGCGCCCCGTGGCGATCCATGTGGTGCGGGCCTGGGGGCCCCTCCTCGACCTCCTGCGGGAAGAGGGCGTACCACCGGCCGGGGCCCTGGTCCACGCCTATGGCGGCAGTCCCGAGACCGCCGACGCCCTTCAATCCATGGGCGTGTTCCTGTCCTTCTCGGGCGCGCTTCTGAAACCGGATCGCCTGAAGGCCCGGGAATCACTGCGGGCCGTGGACGACGGCCACCTGCTCCTGGAAACCGACGGCACGGCGGATCTGGTCCGCGTGATCGAGATGGCCGCCAGCCTGCGCGGGGTGACGGCCGAAGACCTCGCCGCCCGGACCTGGGAGAATGGGCAGCGGTGTTTCAAGGAGCTGATGGCATGA
- a CDS encoding tRNA threonylcarbamoyladenosine dehydratase produces the protein MRWFSRSELLLGEAALERLRGARVTVFGLGGVGSFAVEALARAGVGHLRLVDHDVVGPSNLNRQLIALRSTLGQPKAEVAAARVRDINPDCAVEPRVTFIHTDTLPDLLTPRPEVMVDAIDSMTCKVALMRTAHEQGIPIITAMGAGGRTDSSRLFVGDLSETRLCPLAARVRKELRKVGITQGIRCVYSLEPADNKRPANPIDIEPHRGPGRQRRPVGTISYMPGIVGLKVAEEVLRLLLEGRS, from the coding sequence ATGAGGTGGTTTTCCCGCAGCGAGCTGCTGCTTGGCGAGGCGGCGCTGGAGCGGCTGCGCGGTGCGCGTGTGACGGTGTTCGGCCTGGGCGGCGTGGGGTCCTTCGCGGTGGAGGCCCTGGCCCGGGCGGGCGTGGGTCACCTGCGGCTGGTGGATCACGATGTGGTGGGTCCCAGCAACCTCAACCGCCAGCTCATCGCCCTGCGCTCCACCCTCGGCCAACCCAAGGCCGAGGTCGCCGCGGCCCGCGTGCGCGACATCAACCCCGATTGCGCCGTGGAACCTCGGGTGACCTTCATCCACACGGACACGCTTCCGGACCTGCTCACGCCCCGGCCCGAGGTCATGGTCGATGCCATTGATTCCATGACCTGCAAGGTGGCGCTCATGCGCACCGCCCACGAGCAGGGCATCCCCATCATCACGGCCATGGGGGCCGGAGGGCGCACGGACAGCAGCCGGCTGTTCGTGGGCGATCTCAGCGAGACCCGTCTCTGCCCCCTGGCCGCACGGGTCCGCAAAGAGCTGCGGAAAGTGGGCATCACGCAGGGCATCCGCTGCGTCTATTCCCTGGAGCCCGCCGACAACAAGCGCCCCGCCAACCCCATCGACATCGAGCCCCACCGCGGGCCGGGGCGGCAACGCCGCCCCGTGGGCACCATCTCGTACATGCCCGGCATCGTGGGGCTGAAGGTGGCCGAGGAAGTGCTGCGGCTCCTGCTCGAGGGGCGTTCCTAG
- a CDS encoding ATP-binding protein: MTLRQGNKDDAPGGDEAPGRPGRPLRRMAQALRELEDFKRALDEHAIVAVTDARGRITYVNEKFCDISKYSREELLGQDHRIINSGHHPKTFMTQLWKTILAGKIWKGEIRNKAKDGRFYWVDTTIVPFLDDDGKPARFVTIRADITQRKDAEDVLRQSQKLESLGVLAGGIAHDFNNLLTAILGNANLGAMQLPPESPALPYLNQVEQATLRAADLTRQLLAYAGKGRLQMIEVDLNRLVVEMTQLLTVSISKKAVVRYDLAPGLPYLAADPSQIQQLVMNLVTNASEAIGEETSGLITVRTGVQAVDEATHGGLLPGLPLADGTYVTLEVSDTGCGMTPEVRERIFDPFFTTKFTGRGLGLSAMLGILRSHHGSLKVYSELGRGTVFKLFLPALALGAGLGLPRQQGAGWRGHGLLLLVDDEPSARAVARELAESLGFQVLEAADGQEAVSMFELRHAEITVVLMDLTMPHMDGRQAFQHMHAVDPQVPVVLSSGYNEQDVLADFLGRGLAGFLPKPYQSSQFQTVLREAMEKA, translated from the coding sequence GTGACGCTTCGGCAGGGGAACAAGGACGACGCACCGGGGGGAGACGAGGCTCCCGGGCGGCCCGGCCGGCCCCTCCGGCGCATGGCGCAAGCCCTCCGCGAACTGGAGGACTTCAAGCGGGCCCTGGATGAGCACGCGATCGTGGCCGTCACCGATGCCCGCGGCCGGATCACCTATGTGAACGAGAAGTTCTGCGACATCTCGAAGTACTCCCGCGAGGAACTGCTGGGCCAGGACCACCGCATCATCAACTCGGGCCACCACCCCAAAACCTTCATGACCCAACTCTGGAAGACGATCCTGGCGGGAAAGATCTGGAAGGGGGAGATCCGCAACAAGGCCAAGGACGGCCGTTTCTACTGGGTGGACACCACCATCGTGCCCTTCCTCGATGACGACGGGAAACCCGCACGGTTCGTGACCATCCGGGCGGACATCACTCAGCGCAAGGACGCGGAGGATGTCCTGCGGCAGTCCCAGAAGCTGGAAAGCCTCGGAGTGCTCGCCGGAGGCATCGCCCATGATTTCAACAACCTGCTCACCGCCATCCTGGGCAACGCGAACCTGGGTGCCATGCAGCTTCCGCCGGAGAGCCCGGCGCTGCCCTACCTGAACCAGGTCGAGCAGGCCACGCTCCGGGCCGCCGATCTGACGCGGCAGTTGCTGGCCTACGCCGGGAAGGGCCGCCTGCAGATGATCGAAGTGGACCTGAACCGCCTGGTGGTGGAGATGACCCAGCTCCTCACCGTCTCCATTTCCAAGAAAGCGGTGGTCCGGTACGACCTCGCCCCGGGGCTGCCCTACCTGGCCGCCGATCCCTCGCAGATCCAGCAGCTGGTGATGAACCTCGTCACCAACGCGTCGGAGGCCATCGGCGAGGAGACCAGCGGGCTCATCACGGTGCGGACCGGCGTGCAGGCGGTGGACGAGGCCACCCATGGAGGCCTGCTTCCCGGCCTGCCCTTGGCCGATGGGACCTATGTGACGCTGGAGGTGAGTGATACCGGCTGCGGCATGACGCCGGAAGTGCGGGAGCGGATCTTCGATCCCTTCTTCACCACCAAGTTCACCGGCCGCGGACTGGGCCTGTCCGCCATGCTGGGCATTCTCCGGAGCCACCACGGCAGCCTCAAGGTCTACAGCGAGCTGGGGCGGGGCACGGTCTTCAAGCTCTTCCTCCCCGCTTTGGCGCTTGGGGCAGGTCTGGGCCTTCCCCGTCAGCAGGGGGCGGGTTGGCGGGGCCATGGCCTCCTGCTGCTGGTGGATGACGAACCCAGCGCCCGGGCCGTGGCGCGGGAACTTGCCGAGTCGCTGGGGTTCCAGGTGCTGGAAGCGGCGGATGGACAGGAGGCCGTGTCGATGTTTGAGCTGCGCCACGCGGAGATCACGGTGGTCCTGATGGACCTGACCATGCCCCACATGGATGGGCGCCAGGCTTTCCAACACATGCACGCGGTGGATCCGCAGGTCCCCGTGGTGCTCTCGAGCGGCTACAACGAGCAGGATGTCCTCGCGGACTTCCTCGGCCGGGGGCTGGCCGGGTTTCTTCCGAAGCCCTATCAGAGTAGCCAGTTCCAGACCGTCCTCCGGGAGGCGATGGAAAAGGCCTAG
- a CDS encoding ATP-binding cassette domain-containing protein produces the protein MLAVQNVTMRYGAKILFEDVTTTFNPGRRYGLTGPNGAGKSTFMKILAGELEQQTGNVIRPRKMGILRQDQFAFDQFRVIDTVIMGNAGLWKALQERDAIYEKAEMTDEDGMRVAELEGVVADEDGYTAEADAAVLLDGLGIPESLHERKMGELQGGQKVRVLLSQALFGNPEALLLDEPTNHLDLDSIHWLEEFLDRYKGTVVVISHDRHFLNNVCTHIADIDYQTIIQYTGGYDDMVMAKIQVRSRIESDNAQREKKIAQLNEFIQRFAAGTRSSQVNSRRKEVERLQPSDLARSNIQRPFIKFNLGKPGGRYALEFEGVKKGYDTSKDGTGGRHEVIKGFSAMVQRGEKVAVMGRNGIGKTTLLNALLANAPQVTELGLKLDGGEVKWGHEANVGYFSQDFAESIPKGYELVTWLHQFDPEATKEQIRGVMGQMLFRGEEGNKMTDVLSGGESCRLLFCKLMLQKPNILVLDEPTNHLDLEAVIALNDALQRYEGTILFVTHDEDIIDEVATRIWHLTDDGIEDFQGTYAEYGAPTGH, from the coding sequence ATGCTTGCAGTGCAGAATGTCACCATGCGCTACGGCGCGAAGATCCTGTTCGAGGATGTCACCACGACCTTCAACCCGGGGCGGCGCTATGGCTTGACCGGGCCCAACGGGGCGGGCAAGTCCACCTTCATGAAGATCCTCGCGGGCGAACTGGAGCAGCAGACCGGGAATGTGATCCGCCCCCGCAAGATGGGCATCCTTCGCCAGGACCAGTTCGCCTTCGACCAGTTCCGGGTCATCGACACGGTGATCATGGGCAATGCGGGCCTCTGGAAGGCGCTGCAGGAGCGGGACGCCATCTACGAGAAGGCGGAGATGACGGATGAGGACGGCATGCGCGTGGCCGAACTCGAGGGGGTGGTGGCTGACGAGGATGGCTACACGGCCGAGGCCGACGCGGCCGTGCTGCTGGACGGCCTGGGCATCCCCGAGTCCCTGCATGAGCGCAAGATGGGCGAGCTGCAGGGCGGCCAGAAGGTGCGCGTGCTGTTGTCCCAGGCCCTCTTCGGCAATCCCGAGGCCCTGCTGCTGGACGAGCCCACCAACCACCTGGACCTCGACTCCATCCACTGGCTGGAGGAATTTCTGGACCGCTACAAAGGCACGGTGGTGGTGATCTCCCACGACCGGCACTTCCTGAACAATGTCTGCACCCACATCGCCGACATCGACTATCAGACGATCATCCAGTACACCGGCGGCTACGACGACATGGTCATGGCCAAGATCCAGGTGCGCTCACGCATTGAATCAGACAACGCCCAGCGCGAGAAGAAGATCGCCCAGTTGAACGAGTTCATCCAGCGCTTCGCCGCGGGCACCCGCAGCAGCCAGGTGAACAGCCGGCGCAAGGAGGTGGAACGCCTCCAGCCCAGCGACCTGGCCCGCAGCAACATCCAGCGCCCCTTCATCAAGTTCAACCTCGGCAAGCCCGGCGGCCGCTACGCGCTGGAATTCGAGGGGGTGAAGAAAGGCTATGACACCAGCAAGGATGGGACGGGAGGCCGCCACGAAGTGATCAAGGGCTTCTCGGCCATGGTGCAGCGGGGCGAAAAAGTGGCCGTCATGGGCCGCAACGGCATCGGCAAGACCACGCTGCTGAACGCGCTGCTGGCCAACGCACCCCAGGTGACGGAGCTGGGCCTGAAGCTGGACGGCGGCGAGGTGAAGTGGGGCCACGAGGCCAATGTGGGCTACTTCTCCCAGGACTTCGCCGAGAGCATCCCCAAGGGCTACGAGCTGGTCACCTGGCTGCACCAGTTCGATCCCGAAGCCACCAAGGAGCAGATCCGCGGCGTCATGGGCCAGATGCTCTTCCGGGGCGAGGAAGGCAACAAGATGACCGATGTCCTCAGCGGCGGCGAATCCTGCCGGCTGCTGTTCTGCAAGCTCATGCTGCAGAAACCCAACATCCTGGTGCTGGACGAACCCACCAACCACCTGGACCTGGAAGCGGTCATCGCCCTGAACGACGCGCTCCAGCGCTACGAAGGCACCATCCTCTTCGTGACCCACGACGAGGACATCATCGACGAGGTGGCCACCCGCATCTGGCACCTCACCGACGACGGCATCGAGGACTTCCAGGGGACTTACGCGGAGTACGGCGCGCCAACCGGCCACTGA
- a CDS encoding BlaI/MecI/CopY family transcriptional regulator produces the protein MRHPLNRPTDVELSILRALWGLGPATVRQVHEVLTSDRDLAYTAVLKMMQTMVDKGLLLRDESGRSHIYRPSQAREHTLKHLVDDLLERAFGGSALDLLATTLSSRKLGSSEREEIAQLLAKAKEKRP, from the coding sequence ATGCGCCACCCCCTGAACCGCCCCACGGATGTGGAACTCTCCATCCTCCGCGCCCTCTGGGGCCTCGGCCCTGCCACCGTGCGGCAGGTCCATGAGGTGCTGACCTCGGACCGCGACCTGGCCTACACGGCCGTGCTGAAGATGATGCAGACCATGGTGGACAAGGGCTTGCTGCTCCGGGACGAATCGGGCCGCTCCCACATCTACCGGCCTTCCCAGGCCCGGGAGCACACCCTGAAGCACCTCGTGGACGACCTGCTGGAGCGGGCCTTCGGAGGGAGCGCCCTGGATCTGCTCGCCACCACCCTGTCGAGCCGCAAGCTGGGTTCCAGCGAGCGCGAGGAGATCGCCCAGCTGCTGGCCAAGGCCAAGGAGAAGCGGCCATGA
- a CDS encoding M56 family metallopeptidase, producing MIPLLESPAAQRLAWTLLHFLWQGALLGLAAWATFALLRHRRPQLRYLVGCAFLLACLGSAILTYGLLAPPLQAAGQPMNLATVAPGVLDTPTGPIALPEAAVSGAALPWHARLQPYLPWILAAWAAGVLILSLRAAGGWLWLRRLKAAATPMTEPEWLERLVRNAGLRRAVRFLESARVLTPMCMGLLRPVVLLPLGFFANLDPLAAEAVLAHELAHIKRLDGLVNGLQCVIEVLFFFHPAVWWISRRIRTEREHCCDDAAVLACGDAVFYAETLSRLDEFRDRPPSLALRARGGNLMERLRRLLLADPPQLRFATPSLLLAAALALVSSLPAQAEKLETVLTRIEEIVSHQPVAAPMPAEIPHDPFASNPGVIPSFGSITLPGTAGPAGTLPIAQEPVMTPSSTPASAESGPGLTQPPVKETFYPTPTQAHPAPMAIPMVDAESLSILPGMRVRTFQAPPCPVLIKVTSPRWSTKGFAVQVPGRSLARATLRSESSVAYLQVRALNKWGAPLEGSRQGLGTPEASFLNTSDASTIVCFVVSANPGYPGDGKIEILLTTAPWSPAATPSPESQSAPVQGSAPKAAPALAPASIPVFQARDLDIVPGLAIRTLKVPQYPAVIVDELLTWPNKGYAVDVPGHTTVSLRITCESGEAYFRVGVADKWGNPLRGMKGSMGTPWASFANDSEQPVSVIFFVRTTKGYPGNGKIRVHVAAALAPRVAAPRAPETGSSQGAAGKPSLEEAHQLVQRLAERTSWGATSNVLILKIGEATRWNGAFTDHFPKKEEERKAPVIQGIPDLEGWEITFRPEPIDEQKASSSPRSSYTVLVDKDRVIHWRTAYPWQRPNETLPEVNRVNQFGARPSPPPPPPPPRP from the coding sequence ATGATCCCCCTGCTCGAATCCCCCGCGGCCCAGCGCCTCGCCTGGACCCTGCTCCACTTCCTCTGGCAGGGCGCCCTGCTGGGCTTGGCGGCCTGGGCAACCTTCGCGCTCCTCCGCCACCGGCGCCCGCAGCTCCGCTACCTGGTGGGATGCGCCTTCCTGCTGGCTTGTCTCGGAAGCGCGATCCTCACCTACGGACTGCTGGCCCCGCCCCTCCAGGCTGCGGGCCAGCCCATGAATCTCGCCACTGTCGCCCCCGGGGTGCTGGACACCCCGACCGGACCCATCGCCCTGCCGGAAGCCGCTGTCTCGGGGGCCGCCCTTCCCTGGCACGCTCGCCTGCAACCGTACCTGCCCTGGATCCTGGCCGCCTGGGCTGCCGGCGTCCTCATCCTCAGCCTGCGGGCCGCGGGGGGGTGGCTCTGGCTGCGCCGTCTGAAGGCCGCGGCCACGCCCATGACCGAACCCGAGTGGCTGGAGCGCCTGGTCCGCAACGCAGGCCTGCGCCGCGCGGTGCGCTTTCTCGAGTCGGCCCGCGTGCTCACGCCCATGTGCATGGGGCTGCTCCGTCCCGTGGTCCTCCTGCCCCTGGGCTTCTTCGCGAACCTGGATCCTCTGGCCGCCGAGGCGGTGCTGGCCCACGAACTCGCCCACATCAAGCGCCTGGATGGCCTCGTCAACGGCCTCCAGTGCGTGATCGAGGTGCTCTTCTTCTTCCACCCCGCCGTGTGGTGGATCTCCCGCCGGATCCGGACCGAACGGGAACACTGCTGTGACGATGCCGCCGTCTTGGCCTGCGGAGACGCCGTCTTCTATGCCGAAACCCTGAGCCGCCTCGATGAATTCCGCGACCGGCCCCCGTCCCTGGCGCTCCGCGCCAGAGGAGGCAACCTCATGGAACGCCTGCGCCGCCTGCTCCTCGCCGACCCACCCCAGCTGCGCTTCGCCACGCCCAGCCTACTCCTCGCCGCCGCCCTCGCCCTGGTCTCATCACTGCCCGCCCAGGCGGAAAAACTCGAAACCGTCCTGACTCGGATCGAGGAGATCGTATCCCATCAGCCCGTTGCGGCCCCAATGCCGGCGGAGATTCCCCACGATCCCTTTGCCTCGAACCCAGGGGTCATCCCATCCTTCGGTTCCATAACGCTTCCTGGAACAGCAGGACCTGCCGGCACCCTTCCGATCGCACAGGAGCCAGTGATGACGCCCTCCTCGACTCCAGCGAGTGCTGAGTCGGGCCCCGGCCTCACACAGCCGCCTGTCAAGGAGACCTTCTATCCCACGCCCACCCAGGCCCACCCTGCGCCCATGGCCATTCCGATGGTCGACGCGGAGAGCCTGTCCATCCTGCCGGGAATGAGAGTCCGGACCTTCCAGGCACCCCCTTGCCCAGTCCTCATCAAGGTCACATCGCCCAGATGGTCAACGAAGGGCTTTGCGGTGCAGGTGCCCGGCCGGTCTCTGGCCAGGGCCACCCTCCGGAGCGAGTCGAGCGTGGCCTACTTACAGGTCAGGGCCCTCAACAAGTGGGGCGCCCCGCTCGAAGGCAGCCGCCAAGGCCTCGGAACCCCGGAGGCTTCTTTCCTCAACACCAGTGACGCATCCACGATCGTCTGCTTTGTCGTATCCGCGAATCCCGGATACCCGGGGGACGGGAAGATCGAGATTCTGCTGACCACCGCGCCTTGGTCCCCTGCCGCCACGCCTTCACCGGAATCCCAATCTGCGCCAGTCCAGGGCTCCGCTCCGAAGGCAGCTCCCGCCCTCGCCCCAGCCTCAATCCCGGTCTTCCAGGCCAGGGACCTCGACATCGTTCCGGGCCTCGCCATCCGGACCCTCAAGGTCCCCCAGTATCCGGCGGTCATCGTGGATGAGCTGCTCACCTGGCCCAACAAGGGCTACGCCGTCGATGTCCCTGGCCACACCACCGTCTCGCTCCGCATCACCTGCGAATCGGGAGAAGCCTATTTCCGGGTGGGCGTGGCGGACAAGTGGGGGAACCCGCTGCGGGGCATGAAGGGTTCCATGGGGACACCCTGGGCGTCGTTCGCCAATGATTCCGAACAGCCCGTCTCCGTCATCTTCTTCGTCCGGACCACCAAGGGGTATCCGGGCAATGGGAAGATCCGCGTCCATGTGGCGGCGGCGCTCGCCCCCCGGGTGGCCGCGCCCCGGGCCCCCGAGACAGGGTCCAGCCAAGGGGCCGCAGGCAAGCCCTCCCTGGAAGAGGCCCACCAGCTCGTCCAGCGCCTCGCCGAGAGGACCTCCTGGGGCGCGACCTCGAATGTCCTGATCCTGAAGATCGGGGAAGCCACCCGGTGGAACGGCGCATTCACCGATCATTTCCCGAAGAAGGAGGAGGAGAGGAAGGCGCCGGTCATCCAGGGCATTCCCGATCTGGAAGGCTGGGAAATCACCTTCCGCCCTGAACCGATCGACGAGCAGAAGGCCTCCTCATCCCCCCGCTCGTCCTACACCGTCCTCGTGGACAAGGACCGCGTGATCCACTGGCGGACGGCGTATCCCTGGCAGCGTCCTAACGAAACCCTGCCTGAGGTCAACCGGGTAAACCAGTTTGGGGCCCGGCCCTCGCCCCCACCGCCCCCACCGCCACCCCGGCCTTGA
- a CDS encoding single-stranded DNA-binding protein, with amino-acid sequence MSGSLNKVLLIGNLGRDPELKATPSGQSVARFSVATTETWKNQAGEKQSKTEWHNIVVWGKQAEIAEKYLRKGKQVMIEGRIQYREYTDQAGVKKTACDIRCDNFVMLGRMEDGGTRDSGGYGGRASGGGSQDFEDHGAPSPAGGGSFPDDDIPF; translated from the coding sequence ATGTCCGGATCCTTGAACAAAGTGCTGCTCATCGGCAACCTCGGGCGCGATCCCGAGCTGAAGGCCACCCCCTCGGGGCAGAGCGTCGCCCGGTTCTCCGTGGCCACCACGGAAACCTGGAAGAACCAGGCGGGTGAGAAGCAAAGCAAGACCGAGTGGCACAACATCGTCGTGTGGGGCAAGCAGGCCGAGATCGCCGAGAAGTACCTGCGCAAGGGCAAGCAGGTGATGATCGAGGGCCGCATCCAGTACCGCGAATACACCGACCAGGCCGGCGTGAAGAAGACCGCCTGCGACATCCGCTGCGACAACTTCGTCATGCTTGGCCGCATGGAGGATGGCGGCACCCGCGATTCCGGCGGCTACGGTGGCCGCGCCTCGGGCGGCGGTTCCCAGGACTTCGAGGATCACGGCGCCCCCAGCCCGGCGGGTGGCGGCAGCTTCCCCGATGACGACATTCCGTTCTAG
- a CDS encoding gamma-glutamyl-gamma-aminobutyrate hydrolase family protein (Members of this family of hydrolases with an active site Cys residue belong to MEROPS family C26.): protein MSSILVSCKNKSGAEKHYLPAIAAAGWTGPTLLVAPGDPLPDLAGVSGLLLTGGADIHPRHWDAAEAVHRKAEVDEDRDAFEVPLIRAAWDRNLPILGICRGEQILNVALGGSMIQDVPDHYGCEPSRHQHGTPEHPDMHHRVQLAPGSRLRALLGEDVFLVNSRHHQAVRRVAPPLVAVGWHLDTVHADTGPLIEAVEAIDPGRWVFGVQWHPENLVGLKGPAGDAARDLFTAFVQIARQGRD from the coding sequence ATGTCAAGCATTCTGGTGAGCTGCAAAAACAAGTCCGGCGCCGAGAAGCATTACCTTCCGGCCATAGCGGCCGCGGGTTGGACAGGCCCCACCCTCCTGGTGGCTCCCGGCGACCCCCTGCCGGACTTGGCGGGTGTCTCGGGCCTGCTGCTCACCGGGGGGGCCGACATCCATCCCCGGCACTGGGACGCCGCTGAGGCCGTGCATCGCAAGGCCGAGGTGGATGAAGACCGTGACGCCTTCGAAGTCCCCCTCATCCGCGCGGCCTGGGACCGGAACCTGCCCATCCTCGGCATCTGCCGCGGCGAGCAGATCCTCAATGTGGCCCTGGGCGGCAGCATGATCCAGGATGTGCCCGACCACTACGGCTGCGAGCCCTCGCGCCATCAGCACGGCACACCCGAGCATCCCGACATGCACCACCGGGTGCAGCTGGCGCCGGGATCGCGCCTGCGGGCCCTGCTGGGCGAAGATGTGTTCCTGGTGAACAGCCGCCACCACCAGGCCGTCCGGCGCGTGGCGCCGCCCCTGGTGGCCGTGGGCTGGCATCTGGACACGGTGCATGCCGATACCGGCCCCCTCATCGAGGCCGTGGAAGCCATCGATCCCGGCCGCTGGGTCTTCGGCGTCCAGTGGCATCCCGAAAATCTCGTCGGCCTGAAGGGCCCCGCGGGCGATGCGGCCCGGGACCTCTTCACGGCATTCGTGCAGATCGCAAGGCAGGGACGGGATTGA
- a CDS encoding enoyl-CoA hydratase-related protein, protein MSAPIRFEVRDRIATLTLDRPDKLNALIPEMKEGFEEALAKAAEPGVKVLLLRGAGRAFCAGGDIGWMARALAEGRWTEMEALLDLGATVAHGLATLPKPVVAVVQGPAAGAGMSLALGADLRLASSDAAFSMAFVKIGLHPDWGGSVMLSRLVNPAQAGELMLLGETLTAERALALGLVNRVVPPDQLEAAVTALGQRLAAGPSETFARIKATLLRNQGLDAEGLRARLMAEGAQMKAAMRHADAGEGLAAFLEKRAPRFA, encoded by the coding sequence ATGTCAGCTCCCATCCGCTTCGAGGTCCGCGACCGGATCGCCACCCTCACGCTGGACCGCCCGGACAAGCTGAACGCGCTGATTCCGGAGATGAAGGAGGGCTTCGAGGAGGCCTTGGCGAAGGCCGCCGAGCCCGGCGTGAAGGTGCTGCTGCTGAGGGGCGCCGGGCGCGCGTTCTGCGCCGGGGGCGACATCGGGTGGATGGCCCGGGCCCTCGCCGAGGGCCGCTGGACCGAGATGGAGGCTCTGCTGGATCTGGGCGCCACGGTGGCACATGGCCTGGCCACGCTGCCGAAGCCTGTCGTGGCTGTCGTGCAGGGGCCGGCCGCCGGGGCCGGCATGAGCCTGGCGCTCGGCGCGGATCTGCGCCTCGCCTCATCGGACGCCGCGTTCAGCATGGCCTTCGTGAAGATCGGCCTGCACCCGGACTGGGGCGGCAGCGTCATGCTGTCGCGCCTGGTGAACCCCGCCCAGGCTGGGGAACTCATGCTGCTCGGCGAGACCCTGACCGCCGAGCGCGCCCTGGCCCTGGGGCTCGTGAACCGCGTGGTGCCCCCGGACCAGCTCGAGGCGGCGGTGACGGCCCTGGGCCAGCGCCTCGCCGCCGGGCCTTCCGAGACCTTCGCCCGCATCAAGGCCACCCTCCTGCGGAACCAGGGACTGGATGCCGAGGGCCTGCGCGCCCGTCTCATGGCCGAGGGCGCCCAGATGAAGGCGGCCATGCGCCACGCCGATGCCGGCGAGGGCCTGGCCGCCTTCCTGGAGAAGCGCGCCCCCAGGTTCGCCTGA